One genomic region from Natrarchaeobius halalkaliphilus encodes:
- a CDS encoding HalOD1 output domain-containing protein codes for MSHRSSDRSTDVSLAIVDAVATRRGVDPLSLPPLYRYVDPDALDRLITDVPRSATPFRLEFTYDGHDVVVERAADLTVAVDGSTVDDGASSFNTDG; via the coding sequence GTGTCCCATCGCTCGTCCGACCGATCGACCGACGTGAGTCTCGCGATCGTCGATGCAGTCGCGACTCGACGCGGAGTCGACCCTCTCTCGCTTCCACCGCTGTACCGGTACGTCGACCCGGACGCGCTGGATCGCCTCATCACCGACGTCCCTCGTAGCGCCACCCCCTTCCGTCTCGAGTTCACCTACGACGGCCACGACGTCGTCGTCGAGCGAGCCGCCGACCTCACCGTCGCCGTCGACGGATCGACGGTCGACGACGGAGCGTCATCGTTCAACACCGACGGATGA
- the tgtA gene encoding tRNA guanosine(15) transglycosylase TgtA, which yields MRECFEIRDTDAGGRIGQLSVPRADITVETPALLPVINPNIDTISPRRLAEEFGAEILITNSYIIYGTDDVRERALEDGLHEMFEFPGAIVTDSGSFQLAEYGEIDVTTEEILEFQHAIGSDIGTPVDIPTPPDVSRERAEDELETTQERLELAETVETGEMLVNAPVQGSTYPDLREAAGRHADATALDVFPVGAVVPLMNEYRYDDVVDVVAGAKRGLGADAPVHLFGAGHPMMFALGVAMGCDLFDSAAYALYARDDRYLTVRGTRHLEDLDYLPCSCPICTDFSPDELRMLEDDRREEELAAHNLHVTFAEIRRIKQAIRAGNLLELVEGRARSHPTMLDGYRALLDHAGQLERTDPVSKGTFFYTSHESARRPEVIRHHRRLERLSVPDSLFLTEGEPASRETFDESWRVEPPFGPFPRALSRSYPLTAEVPGRTDRSALRAAADGVRRLVETNPETAVTLGHRGWPESVLDRVPDRVALVDLTDE from the coding sequence ATGCGCGAGTGCTTCGAAATTCGGGACACCGACGCGGGTGGGCGAATCGGCCAACTCTCCGTTCCACGCGCCGATATCACCGTCGAGACGCCCGCACTCTTGCCGGTGATTAACCCGAATATAGATACGATCAGTCCCCGTCGGCTCGCCGAGGAGTTCGGTGCCGAGATTCTCATTACGAACTCATACATCATCTACGGCACCGACGACGTCAGAGAGCGCGCCCTAGAGGACGGGCTACACGAGATGTTCGAGTTTCCCGGAGCGATCGTGACTGATTCCGGATCCTTCCAGCTGGCCGAGTACGGCGAGATCGACGTCACCACCGAGGAAATCCTCGAGTTCCAGCACGCGATCGGCTCGGACATCGGGACGCCGGTCGACATCCCGACCCCGCCGGACGTCTCACGCGAACGCGCCGAGGACGAACTCGAGACGACCCAGGAGCGTCTCGAACTCGCGGAAACGGTAGAAACGGGGGAGATGCTCGTCAACGCACCCGTCCAGGGATCGACCTATCCGGATCTCCGCGAGGCGGCCGGTCGGCACGCCGATGCGACCGCACTCGACGTCTTTCCCGTCGGCGCGGTCGTGCCGCTGATGAACGAGTATCGGTACGACGACGTGGTCGACGTCGTCGCGGGCGCAAAGCGAGGGCTCGGTGCCGACGCGCCGGTCCACCTCTTCGGTGCTGGCCACCCGATGATGTTCGCACTCGGCGTCGCGATGGGCTGTGACCTCTTCGATTCGGCGGCCTACGCCCTCTACGCTCGCGACGATCGCTACCTCACCGTCCGCGGTACTCGTCACCTCGAGGACCTCGACTACCTCCCGTGTTCGTGTCCGATCTGTACCGATTTCTCGCCGGACGAGCTTCGGATGCTCGAGGACGACCGACGGGAGGAGGAACTCGCCGCCCACAACCTCCACGTCACGTTCGCGGAGATCCGACGGATCAAACAGGCGATCCGCGCCGGAAACCTCCTCGAACTCGTCGAGGGACGCGCTCGCTCTCATCCGACCATGCTCGACGGCTATCGAGCACTGCTCGATCACGCCGGCCAACTCGAGCGCACGGATCCGGTTTCGAAGGGGACGTTCTTTTATACGTCTCACGAGAGCGCACGCCGTCCCGAGGTGATCCGACACCACCGACGACTCGAACGGCTGTCCGTTCCCGACTCGCTATTTCTCACCGAAGGCGAGCCAGCCAGCCGCGAGACGTTCGACGAGTCCTGGCGCGTCGAACCGCCGTTCGGCCCCTTCCCACGGGCGCTCTCGAGGAGCTACCCACTGACTGCCGAGGTCCCCGGCCGAACCGATCGGTCGGCGCTCCGTGCCGCGGCCGACGGCGTCAGGCGGCTCGTCGAGACGAACCCTGAGACAGCGGTCACGCTCGGTCATCGGGGATGGCCGGAGAGCGTTCTCGATCGAGTTCCAGATCGTGTTGCACTGGTCGATCTGACCGACGAGTAG
- a CDS encoding DMT family transporter, whose translation MVLEISDALLGVLLAIAGAIAFSGQFLFVRLGTEDGGVDDAVLVVLLCNVAMVVPPVAFLYSPPYSSLFTPASFASFAGAGLAGMFVARLLMFKSIEEIGASLTSPVIASNVLFATVFAVFLLGERLTTVHFVGIVLIVVGLAVVSWETAATTNPDQSIRDTGATLVLPFAAAVCIGIEPIFVSTGLSGGTPILPGLAVMSVAGTVGFVSYLAMMGSLRPIEFRSTSTAWYVGAGVSTTVGFLAYFSALEIAPVVIVMPLLQLTPLIVALISMVFLPQRLERVTWPVVASALVVVVGAALVSLSG comes from the coding sequence ATGGTGCTCGAGATTTCGGACGCTCTCCTCGGGGTACTTCTGGCTATCGCCGGCGCTATCGCGTTCTCGGGTCAGTTTCTGTTCGTTCGCCTCGGAACCGAAGACGGGGGCGTCGACGACGCCGTTCTGGTCGTTCTGTTGTGTAACGTCGCGATGGTCGTCCCGCCCGTCGCGTTCCTGTACTCGCCGCCGTACTCGTCGCTGTTTACGCCCGCTTCGTTCGCGTCGTTCGCGGGTGCCGGTCTCGCGGGAATGTTCGTCGCTCGACTGTTGATGTTCAAGAGCATCGAAGAGATCGGCGCGAGCCTGACCTCCCCGGTGATCGCGTCGAACGTCCTCTTTGCGACCGTGTTCGCCGTGTTCCTCCTCGGGGAGCGACTGACGACCGTCCACTTCGTCGGTATCGTGTTGATCGTCGTCGGACTGGCGGTCGTCTCCTGGGAAACCGCGGCGACGACGAATCCCGACCAGTCGATCCGCGACACCGGCGCGACGCTCGTATTGCCGTTCGCCGCCGCCGTCTGTATCGGGATCGAGCCGATCTTCGTGTCGACCGGACTGTCGGGCGGAACGCCGATCCTGCCGGGACTCGCGGTTATGTCCGTCGCCGGTACGGTCGGATTCGTGAGCTATCTCGCGATGATGGGATCGTTACGTCCGATCGAGTTTCGAAGCACGTCCACCGCGTGGTACGTCGGCGCCGGCGTCTCCACGACGGTCGGATTCCTCGCGTACTTCTCGGCGCTCGAGATCGCACCGGTCGTCATCGTCATGCCCCTGCTCCAGCTTACGCCCCTCATCGTCGCCCTGATCTCGATGGTGTTCCTCCCCCAGCGTCTCGAGCGCGTGACCTGGCCGGTGGTCGCGTCGGCACTCGTCGTCGTGGTCGGCGCAGCGCTGGTGTCGCTGTCCGGCTGA
- a CDS encoding DUF7344 domain-containing protein translates to MRLDGLRPKMPRPEVAMRSRDELFTVLSNRRRRRVLYYLLQHDVKQVDLRTLVDVLSEWEYGESVDDLSWKQRKRVYTALHQSHLPKLAEAGAIEYERSRGQVTPTEEIGEYRIYLEYVPADDIPWYRYYLGLTAIAATLTGLVWLSVFPFSNLSGLALSTILVSVFAVSAIVHAHHSRWNQIEMSELFR, encoded by the coding sequence ATGAGGCTCGACGGACTGAGACCCAAAATGCCACGCCCGGAGGTGGCGATGCGGTCCCGCGACGAATTATTCACGGTACTGAGCAACCGACGACGGCGACGCGTTCTCTACTACCTTCTCCAACACGATGTCAAACAAGTCGACCTTCGTACCCTGGTCGACGTTCTTTCTGAGTGGGAGTACGGCGAATCGGTCGATGACCTATCCTGGAAGCAACGAAAGCGAGTATATACTGCACTACACCAGTCCCATCTTCCAAAGCTAGCAGAGGCAGGCGCGATCGAGTACGAACGGTCGCGCGGACAAGTGACGCCGACCGAGGAGATTGGTGAATATCGGATTTATCTCGAATACGTGCCCGCTGACGACATTCCGTGGTACCGCTACTACTTAGGACTCACCGCCATCGCGGCCACCCTCACGGGTCTCGTCTGGTTGTCCGTATTCCCGTTCAGTAATCTATCAGGGCTCGCTCTTTCGACGATTCTTGTCTCGGTCTTCGCTGTTTCGGCGATAGTTCACGCTCACCATTCTCGATGGAATCAGATCGAGATGAGCGAGTTATTTCGGTAG
- a CDS encoding DUF1102 domain-containing protein — MHRRTLLLVAGGSATSTGIVVGSGALSREVAGVRVEVSEDPDGYLGLEPCPRSPNRRYARLDGNGHLKIDLSPSNSIRKSKTKQTGLGINGNAVTYIHDVFRICNQGTEPVTAWIEVPERIPVQTKKDKGSVKPADEDRVAFYKGSQVDRRVDSESNALTLSIGECTCIGLSISTKLLSKEDSYLDVERIIVHARQIEETTKR, encoded by the coding sequence ATGCATCGGCGAACTCTACTGCTCGTCGCGGGTGGAAGTGCCACAAGTACCGGCATCGTCGTTGGTTCAGGGGCATTATCGCGAGAGGTTGCCGGCGTCCGGGTTGAGGTCTCCGAAGATCCCGATGGCTACCTTGGGCTCGAGCCCTGTCCGCGATCACCTAACAGGAGGTACGCCAGACTGGACGGGAACGGTCACCTCAAAATAGATCTCTCGCCGTCGAATTCGATCCGGAAATCCAAGACCAAGCAGACCGGCCTCGGGATCAACGGAAACGCGGTCACGTACATTCACGACGTCTTTCGGATCTGTAACCAGGGAACGGAACCGGTCACCGCCTGGATCGAAGTGCCTGAACGGATACCCGTCCAAACGAAGAAAGATAAGGGATCCGTGAAACCGGCCGACGAGGATCGCGTTGCGTTCTACAAGGGGTCTCAGGTCGATCGACGGGTCGACAGCGAATCGAATGCACTCACGCTATCAATTGGCGAGTGTACCTGTATCGGCCTTTCCATTTCCACGAAGCTTCTCTCGAAGGAAGATAGTTACCTGGACGTCGAACGTATCATCGTTCACGCTCGTCAGATCGAGGAGACTACCAAACGGTGA
- a CDS encoding NUDIX hydrolase: MSRDSLVWETLDRGVAYSCPGFDVVNESVRLPDGTETEFDYLSEPESVCIVPFTPDGDVVCIEEWRQAVDRVNRGLPVGGTEPEDDDLEAAARRELAEETGHEADRLEALVTVEPANGTADSRTHFFVARDCRPTTEQQLDHNESIRVTTIGLEELTDAIGTGDIADGRTVLAISYYRLFGE, translated from the coding sequence ATGAGCCGTGATTCCCTGGTCTGGGAGACGCTCGATCGCGGGGTAGCGTACTCCTGTCCGGGCTTCGACGTCGTTAACGAGTCCGTTCGACTTCCCGACGGGACCGAAACTGAATTCGATTACCTCTCCGAACCCGAAAGCGTCTGCATCGTTCCGTTTACTCCGGACGGCGACGTCGTCTGCATCGAGGAGTGGCGACAGGCCGTCGACCGCGTCAACCGCGGTCTCCCCGTCGGGGGGACCGAGCCCGAAGACGACGACCTCGAGGCGGCCGCTCGACGCGAACTCGCAGAAGAGACCGGCCACGAGGCCGACCGACTGGAGGCGCTGGTGACCGTCGAGCCGGCGAACGGAACTGCGGACTCCCGTACGCACTTTTTCGTCGCTCGCGACTGTCGGCCAACGACCGAACAGCAACTCGATCACAACGAGAGCATTCGCGTGACGACGATTGGACTCGAGGAACTAACCGACGCGATCGGTACCGGAGATATCGCGGACGGCCGGACCGTTCTCGCGATTTCGTACTATCGGTTGTTCGGCGAGTGA
- a CDS encoding nucleotidyl transferase AbiEii/AbiGii toxin family protein has protein sequence MVRQYYVPQVTELSEEELQAVFRVAEPPVCLLGGWAVHLHVNQGFQREHGRGYIGSRDIDLGIHVEPDWTAEEYDDTGVGKTLAGIEELGYEKSRFGFVQNFDRETGERISESEAKEYGMHEVFQVYIDVIPDTTELDSFREQYGFTPPAETLLKPVFEGGVGVPLSEYVSWEAPADVFIVAPELLAAMKIRSLPDRDKSHKRVKDAADLHALLWYTKDYQEMKDGVQQYVTEYDLNQLEAAINEELFENTAQLLQIEPTPVSGSIRRLFR, from the coding sequence ATGGTGCGTCAGTACTATGTGCCGCAGGTTACGGAGCTTTCTGAGGAGGAGCTTCAGGCCGTTTTCAGGGTTGCGGAGCCGCCGGTCTGTCTTCTTGGAGGTTGGGCGGTCCATCTACACGTAAATCAAGGATTTCAACGTGAGCATGGACGTGGCTACATCGGTTCCCGTGACATCGATCTTGGAATCCATGTTGAGCCGGATTGGACGGCAGAAGAGTACGATGATACCGGTGTTGGGAAAACGTTAGCAGGTATTGAGGAGTTAGGGTACGAGAAGAGCCGGTTCGGGTTCGTCCAGAATTTTGATCGAGAAACTGGAGAGCGAATCTCTGAGAGCGAGGCCAAGGAGTATGGGATGCATGAAGTCTTCCAGGTATACATCGACGTGATACCGGATACTACGGAGTTAGATAGTTTTAGAGAGCAGTATGGCTTTACACCACCCGCAGAGACCTTGTTAAAACCTGTGTTTGAGGGTGGTGTGGGAGTGCCGTTGTCTGAATACGTGTCTTGGGAAGCACCGGCGGACGTTTTTATTGTGGCTCCCGAGCTTCTGGCGGCGATGAAGATTCGGTCGTTACCTGACCGAGATAAGAGTCATAAACGAGTGAAGGATGCGGCAGACCTCCACGCGCTGTTGTGGTACACTAAAGATTATCAGGAGATGAAGGACGGAGTCCAGCAGTACGTCACAGAATATGATTTGAACCAGTTGGAGGCGGCAATCAACGAAGAACTGTTTGAAAACACCGCTCAGCTACTGCAAATCGAGCCAACACCTGTATCCGGATCAATCCGACGTCTCTTTCGTTGA
- a CDS encoding S26 family signal peptidase translates to MDPTIAEGDGFVVIPSTGLGSAEVGDVVIYDAQEANEGGLTTHRVVGATDHGYETAGDANIVTDQDGGEPAVTDGQIVAKAWTVGGDVVTIPHLGTVVMNIQSGIDSIRDVLGIGPRLGSQGIATLLFGVGVALLAFTFLTKSRSRHRERTRSRRTSVSARGIVFGLVVCLCIVTFGTMLAISGSTEFGTVSADYESDAPHVIQSGETGERNYERHNGGLLPVVSILEPASQGVSVEDEPTQLHHGESANTTITVTAPTERGYVLHAVSEFRYLAVLPPPLLEMLHDVHPWIAMTSVTAVVVSLFTLPFALLLGTGRIVLRERKSGGHTHDYLRI, encoded by the coding sequence ATGGACCCGACGATCGCTGAAGGAGATGGATTCGTCGTGATTCCCTCGACGGGTCTCGGGTCAGCGGAAGTTGGCGATGTTGTCATCTACGACGCCCAAGAGGCTAACGAAGGTGGGTTGACGACTCACCGCGTCGTCGGCGCGACCGACCATGGATACGAGACTGCTGGAGACGCCAATATCGTGACCGATCAGGATGGAGGTGAACCCGCCGTCACCGACGGGCAGATCGTCGCGAAAGCTTGGACGGTCGGTGGGGATGTCGTAACGATCCCTCACCTCGGTACGGTCGTGATGAACATCCAGTCTGGGATCGACTCGATCAGAGATGTACTTGGGATTGGTCCAAGACTCGGATCCCAAGGAATAGCTACTCTACTGTTCGGGGTCGGCGTTGCCCTCCTCGCGTTCACGTTCCTCACGAAGTCACGGAGCCGACATCGGGAACGAACGCGGTCGCGACGTACGTCGGTTTCCGCGCGTGGAATTGTATTCGGTCTGGTTGTCTGTTTGTGCATAGTGACGTTCGGAACGATGCTGGCAATCTCGGGTTCGACCGAGTTCGGTACCGTCAGCGCCGATTATGAGTCCGACGCTCCGCACGTAATCCAGTCCGGCGAGACCGGCGAGCGTAACTACGAGCGCCACAACGGTGGTCTGTTGCCAGTCGTCTCGATTCTCGAGCCCGCCAGCCAGGGCGTGTCGGTCGAAGATGAACCGACCCAGTTGCACCACGGTGAATCTGCGAACACGACAATTACCGTCACTGCACCGACCGAGCGAGGGTACGTCTTGCACGCCGTCTCGGAGTTTAGGTATCTCGCGGTGCTTCCTCCTCCTCTCCTCGAAATGCTACACGACGTACATCCTTGGATAGCGATGACAAGTGTGACGGCCGTCGTCGTCTCCCTGTTCACACTCCCGTTTGCCCTGCTCCTCGGAACGGGTCGAATCGTTCTCCGCGAGCGAAAATCGGGTGGACACACCCACGATTACCTGAGAATATGA
- a CDS encoding DUF1102 domain-containing protein codes for MQRRKFLIGTGSTAIGASAIIGSGAFSRVEADRSLTVAAADDPDAYLGLVPLDTPNSNAYVELDANGHLEIDIATNENDGEGVNSNSITWFDGMFEICNQGTADADVYIEDIAGLGEDPGEVSFYTGTGAGDGDAGLDFIVGETESINIAVGTCEEIGVRVNSAEEQSDPVFDDDVTIIADSPDAGEPENGNG; via the coding sequence ATGCAACGACGAAAATTCTTAATCGGTACCGGAAGCACAGCAATCGGAGCCAGCGCGATCATCGGGTCAGGCGCGTTCAGTCGAGTGGAGGCGGACCGGTCGCTCACCGTCGCGGCCGCCGACGACCCCGACGCCTACCTTGGACTCGTCCCGTTGGATACTCCGAACAGCAACGCCTACGTCGAACTCGACGCAAACGGGCACCTCGAGATAGACATCGCCACGAACGAGAACGATGGAGAGGGAGTCAACTCCAACTCGATTACCTGGTTCGACGGCATGTTCGAAATCTGTAATCAGGGAACAGCCGACGCCGACGTCTATATCGAAGACATAGCAGGTCTCGGTGAAGATCCCGGTGAAGTCAGTTTCTACACGGGCACTGGTGCCGGGGACGGCGACGCCGGCCTTGACTTCATCGTTGGCGAAACGGAATCTATCAACATCGCAGTCGGTACGTGTGAAGAGATCGGTGTTCGTGTGAACTCCGCGGAAGAACAGTCCGACCCGGTCTTCGACGACGACGTCACCATCATCGCTGACTCGCCGGATGCCGGTGAACCGGAGAACGGTAACGGCTGA
- a CDS encoding DUF6884 domain-containing protein — protein MDIGLVSCTKSKREQAAKPADLYMPSTFFQKAREYVEANHDRWYVLSAKHHLLDPAGPPIEPYDDTLSGAPVARKREWAETVYGQLEDEGLLDEGNRLVFHAGRNYYSELIPLLDDTPVDIETPTDGLQFGESLAWYNEHL, from the coding sequence ATGGACATCGGGCTCGTGAGCTGTACCAAGAGCAAACGCGAGCAGGCTGCAAAGCCCGCTGACCTCTACATGCCGTCGACGTTCTTCCAGAAGGCGCGTGAGTACGTCGAAGCCAACCACGACCGCTGGTATGTCCTTTCAGCCAAACACCATCTACTCGATCCTGCTGGCCCGCCTATCGAACCTTACGACGACACCCTGTCTGGTGCGCCGGTTGCCCGAAAACGTGAGTGGGCTGAAACCGTGTACGGCCAGCTCGAAGACGAGGGTTTACTCGACGAAGGCAATCGTCTCGTTTTCCACGCAGGGCGCAACTACTACTCCGAACTCATCCCGCTACTGGACGATACCCCGGTAGACATCGAAACCCCGACTGATGGCCTCCAGTTCGGTGAGTCGCTCGCGTGGTACAACGAACACCTGTGA
- the arcS gene encoding archaeosine synthase subunit alpha produces the protein MTDYFEVHARDGAARVGELRLESPRTTPALVDDVLSDAGSLWSTERDVPEGTDAQLTVLPHRAFPGGTAEEVQESFAVDYPDVDFPSAAVVSSELAADHGTDAYVVSDVQSILGHGAAFAEAVVAVREAIPADTALVLSGVATPRNVALLAYAGVDCVDETAAVVTGTEGRYLTTDEAYFLEDLEELPCSCPACQKPRETFTREDCAEHNVNALRAELGIVRRRIRDGRLRDYVEGQVRHDQWLTAAMRELDSQWSYLEERTPILRDSRIDAATEDTLRRVEIQRFADRVTSRYRNRFKNPLVLVPCSATKPYSDSQSHRQFHDAVQWRAHLVSMTSPIGVVPQELETTYPAQHYDTVVTGRWSEDEKRFVSRVLERYLERNDYPEIIAHVPDEGYRDIVSRVEDDLDLEITFTVPEDGHPTDEESLSNLSEALSGELKYSKREREHNTVRAIADYLLGDGAGDDLFEDIRTTSRYPKIQVRDSEETQLATMVPQYGTLSFTLEGATRWVDSDAPTKRVEIDGFVPHGSVLAPGVVDADEEIRVGDEVVVEGPQAFGVGRAEMFGREMAESTRGIACEIRHVEET, from the coding sequence ATGACCGACTACTTCGAGGTTCACGCACGCGACGGGGCCGCTCGCGTGGGCGAACTCCGTCTCGAGTCACCGCGGACGACGCCCGCACTCGTCGACGACGTTCTCTCCGATGCTGGCTCGCTCTGGTCGACCGAGCGCGACGTTCCCGAGGGAACCGACGCGCAGCTGACCGTCTTGCCCCACCGGGCATTTCCCGGCGGCACCGCCGAGGAGGTCCAGGAATCGTTCGCCGTCGACTATCCCGACGTCGATTTCCCGAGCGCGGCCGTCGTCTCGAGCGAACTCGCGGCCGACCACGGGACGGACGCCTACGTCGTCTCCGACGTTCAGTCGATTCTCGGCCACGGCGCGGCGTTTGCCGAGGCCGTCGTTGCGGTTCGGGAGGCGATTCCGGCGGACACCGCCCTCGTTCTATCGGGCGTCGCGACGCCCCGGAACGTCGCCCTGCTCGCGTACGCCGGCGTCGACTGCGTCGACGAGACGGCCGCCGTCGTGACGGGGACTGAGGGCAGGTATCTGACGACCGACGAGGCGTACTTCCTAGAGGACCTCGAGGAACTGCCCTGTTCGTGTCCGGCCTGTCAGAAACCCCGCGAAACGTTCACCCGCGAGGACTGCGCCGAACACAACGTCAACGCGTTGCGGGCAGAACTCGGGATCGTTCGGCGGCGGATCCGCGACGGCCGCCTGCGGGATTACGTCGAAGGCCAGGTCCGTCACGATCAGTGGCTCACCGCGGCCATGCGCGAACTCGACTCACAGTGGAGCTACCTCGAGGAACGGACCCCGATCCTCCGGGATTCGCGAATCGACGCGGCGACCGAAGACACCCTCCGGCGGGTCGAGATCCAGCGCTTTGCCGACCGCGTGACGTCGCGGTACCGAAACCGCTTCAAGAACCCGCTCGTGTTGGTTCCCTGTTCGGCAACGAAACCCTACAGCGACTCCCAGAGCCACCGTCAGTTCCACGACGCCGTCCAGTGGCGCGCTCACCTCGTGTCGATGACGAGCCCGATCGGCGTCGTTCCACAGGAACTCGAGACGACGTATCCGGCCCAGCACTACGACACCGTCGTCACCGGTCGGTGGTCCGAGGACGAAAAGCGCTTCGTCAGCCGCGTGTTAGAACGCTACCTCGAGCGAAACGACTACCCCGAAATCATCGCACACGTTCCCGACGAGGGCTACCGCGACATCGTCTCCCGCGTCGAGGACGATCTCGATCTCGAAATTACCTTCACCGTCCCGGAGGATGGTCACCCGACCGACGAGGAGTCCCTGTCGAACCTCTCGGAGGCTCTCTCGGGCGAGTTGAAGTACTCGAAGCGCGAACGCGAGCACAACACGGTTCGAGCGATCGCGGACTACCTTCTCGGTGACGGTGCGGGCGACGACCTCTTCGAGGACATCCGGACGACCAGTCGCTATCCGAAGATTCAGGTCCGCGACAGCGAGGAAACCCAGCTGGCGACGATGGTTCCGCAGTACGGGACGCTCTCGTTCACACTCGAGGGCGCAACGCGGTGGGTCGACAGCGACGCACCGACGAAACGAGTCGAGATCGACGGCTTCGTCCCCCACGGCAGCGTCCTCGCGCCGGGCGTCGTCGACGCAGACGAGGAGATTCGCGTCGGTGACGAGGTGGTCGTCGAGGGACCACAGGCGTTCGGCGTCGGCCGCGCGGAGATGTTCGGCCGCGAGATGGCCGAGAGCACGCGCGGGATCGCGTGTGAGATTCGCCACGTCGAAGAGACGTAA
- a CDS encoding TRAM domain-containing protein, giving the protein MLGVASLILGAIVTVVFASWLVRRFRGGSRSTDQAESWQRHREAQQRAPPVDVGDVRTAAIHEFTEHHSGERQAVCKIEGFVVFVEDVPTDLESADVVEFKLLSFNRGHTSATATFLGRA; this is encoded by the coding sequence ATGCTCGGGGTAGCGTCGCTCATTCTCGGTGCGATCGTGACGGTCGTGTTCGCATCGTGGCTCGTCCGACGGTTCCGTGGCGGGAGCCGTTCGACCGATCAGGCGGAATCCTGGCAGCGCCACAGGGAGGCGCAACAGCGAGCGCCGCCGGTCGACGTCGGAGACGTCCGGACGGCCGCGATTCACGAGTTCACCGAACACCACTCCGGCGAACGACAGGCGGTCTGCAAGATCGAGGGATTCGTCGTCTTCGTCGAGGACGTTCCCACCGACCTCGAGTCGGCCGACGTGGTCGAGTTCAAACTCCTGTCGTTCAACCGCGGACACACGTCAGCGACGGCGACGTTCCTCGGACGCGCGTGA
- a CDS encoding DUF5305 domain-containing protein → MNAAFIRLRAVAGDWFVFVVIALLALSLLGGWIAYSGVASEPDTGDGPTSAQWSPVATFDHSAEVDRDTEVFEAGEVLSDRSAYFTTVTPELDGEFAYRYEAERGDAEVGISLERQLRSVSDDDEYWSTNDPIDETAAESVGPGEVITTPFSVDVPAMMNDTEQIESSLEASPGTVEMVIVAHVTMEGTIDGDPVTVTESYELLIEQDDETYSLDTPGIDHHDTEQAPVTETQSARGPGSTLMGLVLALVSITALGVVTVQKVNGTLSPSERELARFRREHERASFDEWISTGTVPEKVYDRARIDLNSLEDLVDVAVDSDQRVIENADDEGTYYVLDDPVYVYDRMDGAEPVGLDDDGSDLSDTDADDSEPRSDDESTPPGTN, encoded by the coding sequence ATGAACGCCGCTTTCATCCGCCTGCGAGCCGTCGCAGGCGATTGGTTCGTCTTCGTCGTCATCGCCCTACTCGCCCTGTCCCTTCTGGGTGGCTGGATAGCATACTCCGGCGTCGCGTCCGAACCCGACACGGGGGACGGGCCGACGAGCGCACAGTGGTCGCCGGTCGCCACGTTCGACCACAGCGCAGAAGTAGACCGTGACACAGAGGTATTTGAGGCCGGTGAAGTGCTCTCGGATCGATCGGCGTACTTCACGACGGTGACGCCCGAACTGGACGGCGAGTTCGCCTACCGCTACGAGGCTGAACGTGGCGACGCCGAGGTCGGTATTTCCCTGGAACGACAACTCCGTTCTGTGTCAGACGACGACGAATACTGGTCGACGAACGATCCCATTGATGAGACCGCGGCGGAGTCGGTCGGGCCCGGCGAGGTGATCACAACGCCGTTCTCCGTCGATGTTCCCGCGATGATGAACGACACAGAGCAGATTGAGTCGAGCTTGGAGGCCTCTCCAGGAACTGTCGAGATGGTGATCGTCGCACACGTCACCATGGAGGGTACAATTGACGGGGATCCCGTCACTGTGACCGAATCATACGAGCTGTTGATCGAACAAGATGACGAAACGTATTCCCTCGACACGCCAGGTATCGATCACCACGACACCGAGCAAGCGCCCGTAACCGAGACACAAAGCGCACGTGGACCCGGTTCGACCCTGATGGGACTCGTGTTAGCGCTCGTCTCGATAACCGCGCTGGGCGTCGTCACCGTCCAGAAAGTCAACGGGACACTTTCCCCTTCCGAGCGCGAACTCGCGCGGTTTCGGCGCGAACACGAACGGGCGTCCTTCGATGAGTGGATCTCGACCGGTACCGTTCCCGAGAAGGTGTACGACCGTGCTCGTATCGACCTTAACTCGCTTGAGGATCTTGTCGATGTTGCTGTCGATTCTGACCAGCGTGTAATTGAGAACGCAGACGACGAAGGAACTTACTACGTCCTCGACGACCCGGTGTACGTCTACGATCGGATGGATGGTGCGGAACCCGTCGGTTTGGATGACGACGGTAGCGATCTCTCGGATACTGATGCCGATGATAGCGAGCCGAGGTCGGATGACGAGTCTACACCACCCGGAACGAATTGA